A portion of the Thalassotalea sp. LPB0316 genome contains these proteins:
- a CDS encoding RHS repeat domain-containing protein: protein MNGRIYDPTLGRFLQADPIIQAPMNSQSYNRYAYVFNNPLSYTDPSGYSAWTKFRDKILKPVVAIAITIYTGGAALAAGGWTGLGIAMAGGAASGFVMTGSLKGALTGAFSAAAFYGIGSYFQGAMEANKLREGLEVLENGLTTAQFAGKIATHAIAGGIMSDLNGGKFGHGFWAAGVTQAAGLKIDGIDASSKFSPARIMAAATLGGTISKISGGKFANGALTATFSRAFNDELHFNGKKLSWIDDEGKVIKEWSAVSGKRGSTVKDQSKEDYGPIPEGEYTVAQDKLQFWDDLSGLNKFASTMSPLVPGDHGAWPGGTTAWGESRVWLQSAAGTNVYGRSGFSIHGGSFAGSAGCIDMTLHMPAFTQAFQQYNQNMTLTVKY, encoded by the coding sequence ATGAATGGCCGGATCTACGATCCAACTCTTGGGCGATTCCTACAGGCTGATCCTATTATTCAGGCTCCGATGAATTCTCAAAGCTACAATCGTTATGCTTATGTTTTTAACAATCCTTTAAGTTACACAGATCCAAGTGGATATAGTGCATGGACCAAATTTAGAGATAAAATTCTTAAGCCTGTTGTCGCGATTGCAATAACAATCTATACAGGTGGAGCTGCATTAGCAGCAGGCGGATGGACAGGGTTGGGAATAGCAATGGCTGGTGGTGCTGCATCAGGTTTTGTTATGACAGGTTCTCTTAAAGGAGCATTAACGGGGGCCTTTAGTGCAGCGGCATTTTATGGAATAGGTTCCTATTTCCAAGGGGCGATGGAAGCAAATAAGCTAAGAGAAGGCTTGGAAGTATTGGAGAATGGTTTAACTACAGCTCAGTTTGCTGGGAAAATTGCAACTCACGCTATAGCAGGTGGTATTATGTCTGATTTGAATGGAGGCAAGTTTGGACATGGATTTTGGGCGGCTGGTGTGACACAAGCAGCAGGTCTTAAAATTGATGGAATTGATGCTTCTTCTAAGTTCAGTCCTGCAAGAATTATGGCTGCTGCAACTTTAGGTGGAACTATATCAAAGATCTCAGGTGGTAAATTTGCTAACGGTGCATTAACAGCAACATTTTCGAGAGCATTTAATGATGAGCTGCACTTTAACGGTAAAAAACTTAGCTGGATTGATGATGAAGGTAAAGTAATCAAGGAATGGTCTGCTGTTTCTGGAAAAAGAGGTTCAACTGTTAAAGATCAGTCGAAAGAAGATTACGGACCAATACCGGAAGGGGAATATACTGTAGCTCAAGATAAATTGCAGTTTTGGGATGATTTATCAGGTTTAAATAAATTTGCGTCAACAATGTCTCCACTCGTGCCGGGAGATCACGGTGCATGGCCGGGCGGAACTACCGCATGGGGCGAATCACGAGTCTGGTTACAAAGTGCCGCTGGAACAAACGTATATGGAAGGAGTGGTTTTTCTATTCATGGTGGTAGCTTTGCAGGTAGCGCAGGTTGTATAGATATGACTCTTCATATGCCTGCATTTACACAAGCTTTTCAGCAGTATAATCAGAATATGACTTTGACGGTGAAGTATTAA
- a CDS encoding RHS repeat-associated core domain-containing protein: MNGRIYDPTLGRFLQADPHIQAPTNSQSYNRYSYVLNNPLSYTDPSGYFFKKLAKAFGNLWQATVGNVLRAIAKVPILNAAVGFLACATGPIGCAAFGAASSFAVTGSLKAALIGGFTAGIGGGHGFLTAGLVGGLASRIQGGNFGHGFWSAGIGALVGGRIKTGNAYLNVAVSAVVGGTVSKLTGGKFGNGAQTWAFSAAIAQDWASAKPIEEGTPEWEAREEEYLQKIIEEDRAMIQSGEGLYAINDNTFGASSGLIPGLTVQEQQALDAEAAGNALDVLSYATPYVAYKAAGYSFKFMRYENAGGYGFTWLKNGKRSFGIDKHPIPKLIGHNKNVWHFHAGKTRSQISKHRPYQGGWKWW; this comes from the coding sequence ATGAATGGCCGAATCTACGATCCAACTTTGGGTCGATTCTTACAGGCCGATCCACATATTCAAGCGCCAACCAACTCGCAATCTTATAATCGCTATAGCTATGTACTGAATAACCCATTGAGTTATACCGATCCTAGTGGGTATTTCTTTAAGAAGCTTGCTAAAGCATTCGGCAATTTATGGCAGGCAACTGTTGGTAATGTGCTTAGGGCAATTGCGAAAGTTCCAATTTTAAATGCTGCCGTTGGTTTCTTGGCTTGTGCTACGGGGCCTATTGGTTGTGCAGCTTTTGGTGCCGCATCTAGCTTTGCTGTTACTGGAAGCTTAAAGGCTGCATTGATTGGAGGATTTACTGCTGGGATTGGCGGAGGACATGGCTTCTTGACCGCTGGATTGGTAGGTGGTTTAGCTAGTCGCATTCAAGGAGGAAATTTTGGTCATGGATTTTGGTCAGCAGGTATAGGTGCGCTTGTTGGAGGAAGAATCAAAACTGGAAATGCTTACCTTAATGTTGCTGTCTCTGCTGTTGTTGGTGGAACTGTTTCCAAACTTACAGGTGGAAAGTTTGGAAATGGTGCACAGACATGGGCGTTTAGTGCTGCGATTGCTCAAGATTGGGCTTCGGCCAAGCCAATCGAAGAAGGAACACCAGAATGGGAAGCTAGGGAAGAAGAATATCTACAGAAAATTATTGAAGAAGATAGGGCAATGATTCAAAGTGGAGAAGGGCTTTACGCTATCAATGATAATACTTTTGGAGCTTCGAGTGGTTTAATTCCGGGGTTAACTGTCCAAGAGCAGCAGGCTTTGGATGCAGAGGCTGCTGGAAACGCACTAGACGTTTTGAGTTATGCTACACCATACGTTGCCTATAAAGCTGCTGGCTATTCATTTAAGTTTATGAGGTATGAAAATGCCGGAGGTTATGGATTTACTTGGCTTAAAAATGGGAAACGAAGCTTTGGAATCGACAAACACCCAATTCCAAAGTTAATTGGGCATAATAAAAATGTATGGCATTTTCATGCGGGAAAAACAAGAAGCCAAATAAGTAAACATCGGCCATATCAAGGAGGCTGGAAATGGTGGTAA
- a CDS encoding putative adenosine monophosphate-protein transferase Fic gives MVDKYGVANDPYCYPQTEILINNFDIRSADILEDVEAELTTIRLEQFHDSDQVINFEYFKAIHFHLFQDLYTWAGQIRTVDISKGDTRFCNVARIEKEGSKCFSILSHLDNLSDSNSDEFIAQLTDFFCEMNVVHPFREGNGRALRLLCEVIAKRSGFILSWNNISPKQWMEANIAGYHGDLTPLIKIFSNSTRKIV, from the coding sequence ATGGTTGATAAATACGGTGTGGCTAATGATCCCTACTGTTACCCTCAAACCGAAATTTTAATCAACAATTTTGATATTAGGTCTGCCGATATTCTTGAAGATGTGGAGGCCGAACTTACAACTATTCGCTTAGAGCAATTTCATGACAGCGATCAAGTAATAAACTTCGAGTACTTTAAAGCTATTCATTTTCATCTTTTCCAAGACCTTTATACTTGGGCCGGGCAAATAAGAACTGTCGATATAAGTAAAGGCGATACACGTTTTTGCAATGTTGCTAGAATTGAAAAAGAAGGATCTAAATGCTTTTCTATTTTAAGCCACCTAGATAATCTATCAGATAGTAATTCCGACGAGTTTATAGCTCAGTTAACGGATTTTTTTTGTGAAATGAATGTAGTTCATCCCTTCAGAGAAGGTAATGGTCGAGCCTTAAGACTTCTTTGTGAGGTTATTGCTAAACGAAGTGGATTCATTTTATCTTGGAATAACATCAGCCCTAAACAGTGGATGGAGGCTAATATTGCAGGATATCATGGTGACTTAACACCATTAATAAAAATTTTCTCGAACTCAACAAGAAAAATAGTTTGA
- a CDS encoding YhfG family protein produces the protein MTTSEKRDNAFEASKRKNYIYSLKLEGMTRPKDKSTLPEHVQQYINQIKEAHG, from the coding sequence ATGACTACTTCAGAAAAAAGAGATAATGCATTTGAAGCATCTAAGCGTAAAAACTATATTTATAGTTTGAAGCTAGAAGGTATGACGCGACCAAAAGATAAGTCAACTCTTCCTGAACATGTTCAGCAGTATATTAATCAAATAAAAGAAGCTCATGGTTGA
- a CDS encoding DUF1285 domain-containing protein, protein MSLENLLNQLKNQQSLPPVESWDPDYCGEIDLVIKSDGAWFYQGTPFKRMNMVKLFASVIKKEADEYFLVTPVEKIKIKVELYPFLITQWSWQDESKSQMLLSTNLDDTFILGQEHPLTIDHDGNLVVNVRRNLQALVHRNVYYQWVEEAQVSDDEKSLVLHSDDQTFVLGDL, encoded by the coding sequence ATGTCATTAGAAAACCTCTTAAACCAATTAAAAAATCAACAATCTTTGCCACCTGTCGAGTCTTGGGATCCCGACTACTGTGGTGAAATTGATTTGGTGATCAAAAGCGATGGAGCTTGGTTTTATCAAGGTACCCCTTTTAAGCGAATGAACATGGTCAAGTTATTTGCTTCCGTCATAAAAAAAGAAGCTGACGAATACTTTCTCGTGACGCCTGTTGAAAAAATTAAAATAAAGGTCGAGCTATACCCGTTTTTAATCACCCAATGGAGTTGGCAAGATGAGTCAAAGTCACAGATGTTACTATCAACAAACTTAGATGACACCTTTATTCTAGGCCAGGAGCACCCATTAACTATTGATCATGACGGCAATCTAGTGGTCAATGTTAGGCGTAACCTTCAAGCACTTGTACACCGAAACGTTTATTACCAGTGGGTTGAAGAAGCGCAAGTTAGTGATGATGAAAAATCGCTGGTTTTACACAGCGACGATCAAACCTTTGTCTTAGGTGATTTATAG
- the hemN gene encoding oxygen-independent coproporphyrinogen III oxidase: protein MTTNISHFFDKALLAKYNTSGPRYTSYPTALEFDESFDETELIKAIEQSSTDELSLYVHIPFCHSLCYYCGCNKIVTRHQDKADIYLDYLIKEIGHRAPLFKKYHVRQLHLGGGTPSFLTNAQLTRLINVLKQRFDFIEQAELSIEIDPREIEVDKIDELRALGFNRISIGVQDIDSKVQEAINRVQSTEFIGQLIARAKALEFDSVNVDLIYGLPHQNQDTFAKTLAQVKAFDVDRISLFSYAHLPSRFAAQRKLKDEWLPDADAKLNLMRQAIETLTDYGYDFIGMDHFAKPTDELSMAQKLGRLHRNFQGYTTKGECDLLGLGVSSISAIGNSFSQNIKDLTPYYQAIDEREHALEKGIALSKDDLIRGDVIRELMCNLFLDKQAIEAKHNIEFDRYFDQELTSLQTFIDDGLVDNANTTIMVSPRARLLIRNICMSFDAYMKRHLNQQRFSRVI from the coding sequence ATGACAACAAATATCAGCCACTTTTTCGATAAAGCATTACTTGCGAAATACAATACCAGTGGGCCTCGATATACGTCTTATCCCACCGCGTTAGAGTTTGACGAAAGCTTTGATGAAACTGAGTTAATCAAGGCTATTGAACAGTCATCAACTGATGAATTATCGCTCTACGTTCACATCCCATTTTGTCATAGTCTTTGCTACTACTGCGGCTGTAATAAAATTGTTACTCGTCACCAAGACAAAGCAGATATTTACCTAGATTATCTGATCAAAGAAATTGGTCACCGCGCACCGCTATTTAAGAAATACCACGTGCGTCAACTCCATTTAGGTGGCGGGACGCCTAGTTTTTTAACCAATGCACAATTAACGCGTTTAATTAATGTCTTAAAACAGCGTTTTGACTTTATCGAGCAAGCCGAACTGAGTATTGAAATCGATCCGCGTGAAATTGAAGTCGATAAAATTGATGAGTTAAGAGCGCTAGGCTTTAACCGTATCAGCATCGGTGTTCAAGATATTGATAGCAAGGTGCAAGAAGCGATTAACCGCGTGCAATCTACTGAGTTTATTGGGCAACTCATCGCTCGTGCAAAAGCCCTTGAGTTTGATTCGGTCAACGTTGATTTAATTTACGGTTTACCGCATCAAAATCAAGACACCTTTGCCAAAACTTTAGCACAAGTTAAAGCATTTGATGTCGATCGCATTTCGCTATTTAGTTACGCTCATTTGCCAAGCCGTTTTGCTGCTCAGCGAAAATTAAAAGACGAGTGGCTACCAGATGCTGATGCTAAACTTAACCTTATGCGCCAGGCGATTGAAACACTGACTGACTACGGTTATGACTTCATTGGTATGGACCATTTTGCGAAGCCAACAGATGAACTATCTATGGCGCAAAAGCTTGGTCGATTACATCGCAACTTCCAAGGTTATACGACAAAAGGTGAGTGTGATTTGTTAGGCCTAGGTGTTTCATCAATCAGTGCGATAGGTAATAGCTTTAGCCAAAATATCAAGGACTTGACACCATATTACCAAGCAATTGACGAGCGTGAACACGCGTTAGAAAAAGGCATTGCGCTATCAAAAGACGATCTGATTCGCGGTGATGTTATTCGCGAATTGATGTGCAACCTGTTTTTGGATAAGCAAGCCATTGAAGCGAAGCACAATATCGAATTTGATCGTTACTTTGACCAGGAATTAACTTCATTGCAAACCTTTATCGATGATGGCCTAGTGGACAACGCTAATACAACGATTATGGTCTCACCACGTGCCCGTTTATTGATTCGTAACATTTGTATGAGTTTTGACGCTTATATGAAGCGCCATTTAAACCAGCAGCGCTTTTCACGAGTGATTTGA
- a CDS encoding TraR/DksA family transcriptional regulator, translated as MTQELKAQFTKRIVELQQRIEAIHNDFAKANESDWAELASERENDEVLNALESEAKVEIQQLSNAINRIEQGTYGTCQTCGEDIAPKRLEVQPAAIQCIRCAEKAA; from the coding sequence ATGACACAAGAATTAAAAGCACAATTTACTAAACGTATTGTTGAATTACAGCAACGCATAGAAGCAATTCACAATGATTTTGCCAAAGCCAACGAAAGCGATTGGGCGGAGCTAGCTAGTGAGCGTGAAAACGATGAAGTGCTTAATGCACTAGAGTCTGAAGCCAAGGTTGAAATTCAACAGTTGAGTAACGCAATCAACCGCATCGAACAAGGTACCTACGGTACTTGCCAAACGTGTGGCGAAGATATTGCGCCAAAACGTTTAGAAGTGCAGCCAGCTGCCATTCAATGTATTCGTTGTGCGGAAAAAGCCGCATAG
- a CDS encoding DUF2489 domain-containing protein, with amino-acid sequence MMILLVGVACAIVLGLSIYAGRLLWLLKKQKEQQAARKVAHEKALASHDRKVLQSVLIIVKAMQEEQCDYSEGCWRLSVLLDSLKLSNQLDNEFPAIFNLYNQIKHLSILDERKQMAKRDRMKQDVERMKIEAACVDDIGKTLPLLHQYTTERLAYLANDV; translated from the coding sequence ATGATGATATTACTAGTGGGCGTAGCCTGTGCGATTGTTCTGGGTTTGTCGATATACGCAGGTAGATTACTGTGGTTGTTAAAAAAACAAAAAGAGCAGCAAGCAGCGCGGAAAGTTGCTCATGAAAAAGCGTTAGCTAGCCATGATAGAAAAGTTTTGCAAAGTGTTTTGATCATCGTCAAAGCAATGCAAGAAGAACAGTGTGATTATAGCGAAGGTTGCTGGCGCTTAAGTGTGTTATTAGATTCACTTAAGTTGAGTAATCAGCTGGATAATGAATTTCCTGCTATATTTAATTTATATAATCAAATTAAACATTTATCTATTTTAGATGAACGTAAGCAAATGGCTAAACGCGACCGCATGAAGCAAGATGTCGAGCGAATGAAAATAGAAGCCGCATGTGTTGATGATATTGGTAAAACATTACCACTATTACATCAATACACAACGGAACGCTTAGCCTATTTAGCAAACGACGTGTGA
- the yihI gene encoding Der GTPase-activating protein YihI, whose amino-acid sequence MTRKKKSRKPGRGSSGVIKTDANSTFDVEKRIRKKTGNKPGTRQQVTSKKQAQSNQTNKDTRIGSKKPIALIKTTTPTTQVKSVKPSILPKVIAVNATESADAKLWQELEQIEQHPELLSIVEKMDHDQALQAHEVDLYNKLMARHQEISDKLGIDHDEEDAVESDDEPLSEDALWQKFNDDKFDFE is encoded by the coding sequence ATGACACGAAAGAAAAAATCAAGAAAGCCCGGTCGAGGCAGTAGCGGTGTAATTAAGACCGATGCGAATAGCACGTTTGATGTTGAAAAACGCATTCGCAAAAAAACGGGTAACAAGCCGGGCACTCGCCAACAAGTTACCAGTAAAAAACAAGCGCAATCAAACCAAACCAATAAAGACACACGTATTGGCAGTAAAAAGCCAATTGCGTTAATCAAAACAACTACGCCAACAACTCAGGTAAAGTCGGTTAAGCCGTCTATTTTACCTAAAGTTATCGCGGTAAATGCAACTGAGTCAGCCGATGCCAAATTATGGCAAGAGCTCGAACAAATTGAGCAGCACCCAGAGCTGTTATCGATTGTTGAAAAAATGGATCACGATCAGGCCTTACAAGCGCATGAAGTTGATTTGTACAACAAGCTGATGGCACGACATCAAGAAATCAGTGATAAGTTAGGTATTGATCACGATGAGGAAGACGCTGTAGAAAGTGATGACGAGCCGTTGTCAGAAGACGCGCTTTGGCAAAAATTTAATGATGATAAATTTGACTTTGAGTAA
- a CDS encoding VOC family protein: MINIQRFHHVAYRCKDAKETVDWYKEMLNMELTVAIAENEVPSTKEPDPYMHIFLDAGMGNVLAFFEIPNSPDMGRDENTPKWVQHIALEVENIDALVNAKEELVSKGVDVLGPVNHGVFKSIYFFDPNGHRLEIAANYGTPEQMAELKRVAPLMVEEWAETKVAPTHAAWLHENN; this comes from the coding sequence ATGATTAATATACAACGCTTTCACCATGTCGCTTATCGCTGCAAAGACGCTAAAGAAACAGTTGATTGGTATAAAGAAATGCTCAATATGGAACTGACTGTCGCCATTGCCGAAAACGAAGTTCCATCGACCAAAGAGCCAGATCCCTATATGCATATTTTTTTAGATGCGGGCATGGGCAATGTTTTGGCGTTTTTTGAAATTCCTAACTCGCCTGATATGGGCCGTGATGAAAATACACCAAAATGGGTTCAGCACATTGCGCTAGAAGTTGAAAATATCGATGCGCTAGTTAACGCGAAAGAAGAACTCGTTAGCAAAGGCGTTGACGTTTTAGGGCCAGTTAATCACGGTGTTTTTAAATCTATTTACTTCTTTGATCCAAATGGTCATCGTTTAGAAATTGCAGCGAATTATGGCACACCAGAACAAATGGCTGAACTAAAACGCGTTGCACCATTGATGGTTGAAGAGTGGGCCGAAACTAAAGTGGCACCAACTCACGCTGCTTGGCTACATGAGAATAACTAG